From one Micromonospora siamensis genomic stretch:
- a CDS encoding SDR family oxidoreductase, translated as MDISGNTIFIPGSTSGIGLALALELHAKGNTVILGGRRADLLAKIAADYPGIDTVEIDTADPASIVSAARQVLERHPDLNVLVAMAGIMRVEDWHRPDGFLDSAESIITTNVLGPIRLIAAFVEHLRTRPDATIVTVSSGLAFAPLAATPSYNASKAAIHMLSESIRLQLADTSVKVVELVPPAVRTGLLPGQENSEFAMPLDDFVAEVVALIEAQPDAKEIQVERVKFLRHGEARGDYDQVVATLNAADPHGK; from the coding sequence TCTTCATCCCCGGCTCGACGAGCGGCATCGGCCTGGCCCTCGCGCTGGAGCTGCACGCCAAGGGGAACACCGTCATCCTGGGCGGCCGGCGCGCCGACCTGCTGGCGAAGATCGCCGCCGACTACCCGGGCATCGACACCGTGGAGATCGACACGGCAGACCCGGCGAGCATCGTCTCGGCCGCCCGGCAGGTGCTGGAGCGGCACCCGGACCTGAACGTCCTGGTGGCGATGGCCGGCATCATGCGGGTCGAGGACTGGCACCGCCCGGACGGGTTCCTCGACTCCGCCGAGTCGATCATCACCACCAACGTGCTCGGCCCGATCCGGCTGATCGCCGCGTTCGTCGAGCACCTGCGGACCCGGCCGGACGCCACGATCGTGACGGTCTCCTCGGGTCTGGCGTTCGCGCCACTGGCCGCCACCCCCAGCTACAACGCCTCGAAGGCCGCCATCCACATGCTGAGCGAGTCGATCCGGCTGCAGCTGGCCGACACCAGCGTGAAGGTGGTGGAACTGGTGCCGCCGGCGGTGCGTACCGGGCTGCTGCCGGGGCAGGAGAACAGCGAGTTCGCGATGCCGCTGGACGACTTCGTGGCCGAGGTGGTGGCGCTGATCGAGGCGCAGCCCGACGCGAAGGAGATCCAGGTGGAGCGGGTGAAGTTCCTGCGCCACGGCGAGGCGCGCGGCGACTACGACCAGGTGGTGGCGACCCTCAACGCCGCCGACCCGCACGGGAAGTAG